One genomic window of Niveibacterium sp. SC-1 includes the following:
- the truA gene encoding tRNA pseudouridine(38-40) synthase TruA, whose protein sequence is MRIALGLEYDGRAFSGWQSQTGRPTVQDALERALGVIAGESARLHVAGRTDAGVHAALQVAHFDTQVQRPLSAWVRGVNSHLPDSVAVRWAVESEGDFHARFSAFGRSYCYLLLNRPVRPALLSGRVGWHHLPLDVDRMGHAARFLLGTQDFSCFRAAECQAKSPVKEMREATVRRIGELIIFEFAASAFLHHMVRNMVGALVHVGKGAAEPEWVAQLLQDRDRRRAAPTFAPDGLYLCGIDYPDGLGLPDRGRLRADPLPGMTL, encoded by the coding sequence ATGAGAATCGCACTCGGATTGGAGTACGACGGTCGAGCCTTCTCAGGCTGGCAGTCGCAGACCGGCCGCCCGACGGTCCAGGATGCCCTGGAGCGCGCGCTTGGCGTGATCGCCGGCGAGAGCGCTCGCCTGCACGTCGCGGGGCGTACCGATGCTGGCGTACACGCCGCGCTCCAGGTCGCGCATTTCGATACGCAGGTACAGCGTCCCCTGAGTGCATGGGTGCGAGGCGTGAATAGCCATCTGCCGGACAGCGTGGCAGTACGCTGGGCGGTCGAATCGGAGGGCGATTTTCATGCACGCTTTTCAGCTTTCGGGCGTTCCTACTGCTATCTGCTGCTCAATCGACCCGTGCGTCCGGCTTTGCTGAGCGGTCGTGTCGGCTGGCACCACCTCCCTCTGGACGTGGACCGCATGGGGCACGCCGCGCGATTCTTGCTCGGTACGCAGGACTTCAGTTGTTTCCGCGCCGCGGAATGCCAGGCCAAGTCACCCGTGAAGGAAATGCGCGAGGCGACGGTGCGACGAATCGGCGAACTCATCATCTTCGAGTTCGCGGCCAGCGCCTTCCTCCATCACATGGTGCGCAACATGGTGGGAGCCCTGGTGCATGTGGGAAAGGGCGCAGCAGAGCCAGAATGGGTCGCGCAACTCCTGCAAGACCGGGATCGCCGCCGCGCGGCGCCCACCTTCGCACCCGATGGCCTCTACCTGTGCGGCATCGACTATCCGGATGGTCTGGGCCTACCTGATCGGGGTAGGCTGCGGGCTGATCCTCTACCGGGAATGACTCTGTGA
- a CDS encoding FimV/HubP family polar landmark protein — translation MKTSFRASLIAAAIAALPFAADAAGLGKLNVFSALGQPLRAEVDVSGSAEELDSINARIASIDAFRRANIDYAPHLSSLRLTLERRGAGAVVKIASDKPINEPFLDFLLEVNWAGGRLIREYTFLLDPAAEAAPKVASEAGQPVVKSLESQPTTPRGRRGRASASQSTAATPAAASEKPAKAPAKAEAAPAASTEGGDYTVKSGDTLTSIASANRPADASVEQMLAALYNANRTAFPNGNINRLRVGQELKVPDANTARSTTPAEARRTLAELKENFESYRQKAGAIVAQSPAKDSAAQQSASGKVTPKAEEPAKQAETKDQLKISKTQVAKDGSGAASAGRVQALEEDLATREKALQEANSRVAELEKNVKDLQKLLELKSQNLAKLQSEKTAAPAAAASPAAETKPVEKAPEPAPAAVVVEQSAPVAPTAQQSAASVTEPVAEASAPTPVAAAEQSKPVAKPAPAPEPAPQEESFLSGLFGNSAVLAGLGGVAVLLLGLVAYRRRQGKGPGPDTTALSATQTGGESVIGPAGGQTVDTGSSVLPTDFSQSGLTSIDADEGVDPVAEADVYMAYGRDAQAEEILLDALKSDPSRTAIHVKLLEIYSQRKSLKQFENIATDLYTQTGGSGADWFKAADLGSKLDPDNPLYRTDSQRATAPQPEPAMIDELSFVEPEVEEAPSFTASSPLEFQVEPEPEPVAPVKPVMAEPVAFGANPATAMQATWTMPGEIGQAARADIEQAIEEHDAKLDDSGLDFNLDLDVTPAPLAPADAEVTRVIAPPAKPAELDLDELPPLELEGHDLAIDEAKLSATNLGASSTEAPLTMDLDMGSPAPALAHEPVVVDDEDLGVSSSLGTKSESFVDLEKTNFESSLLDFDFNEERAPAAPAADRSIDLSGIDLELPQHAAAPQSQVDTHPEPQLLDEEVNVNEEVTTKLELARVYEEMRDFEGARELLEEVLADGSAGQKREAEAILARLA, via the coding sequence ATGAAGACTTCGTTCCGCGCCAGCCTGATCGCAGCGGCGATCGCAGCCCTACCTTTTGCCGCCGACGCTGCAGGGCTCGGGAAACTCAATGTTTTCAGCGCCCTGGGGCAGCCGCTCCGCGCTGAAGTAGACGTTTCCGGCAGCGCCGAGGAGCTTGATTCGATCAATGCCCGGATCGCTTCGATCGACGCCTTCCGCCGCGCGAACATTGACTACGCCCCGCATCTGTCGAGTCTGCGCCTGACGCTGGAGCGCCGGGGAGCCGGTGCTGTCGTCAAGATCGCGAGCGACAAACCGATCAACGAGCCCTTCCTGGACTTCCTTCTCGAAGTGAACTGGGCTGGCGGCCGTCTGATCCGGGAATACACGTTCCTGCTCGACCCGGCTGCGGAAGCGGCACCGAAAGTGGCCTCGGAGGCCGGGCAGCCCGTCGTCAAATCGTTGGAATCCCAACCGACCACGCCGCGTGGTCGTCGTGGTCGTGCTTCAGCCTCTCAGTCCACAGCAGCAACGCCTGCGGCAGCGAGCGAAAAGCCGGCCAAGGCGCCCGCCAAGGCTGAGGCGGCGCCTGCAGCCTCCACCGAGGGCGGCGACTACACGGTCAAGAGCGGCGACACGCTGACATCCATCGCTAGCGCCAATCGCCCGGCCGACGCGAGCGTCGAACAGATGCTGGCGGCGCTCTATAACGCCAACCGCACTGCGTTTCCGAACGGAAACATCAACCGCTTGCGCGTTGGGCAGGAACTCAAGGTTCCTGACGCGAACACGGCGCGTAGCACCACTCCCGCGGAAGCCCGGCGCACGCTGGCCGAACTGAAAGAGAACTTCGAGTCCTATCGCCAGAAGGCCGGCGCGATCGTCGCGCAGTCTCCGGCGAAAGACAGCGCTGCCCAGCAAAGCGCATCGGGTAAGGTCACGCCGAAGGCCGAAGAGCCGGCCAAACAGGCGGAGACCAAGGACCAACTCAAGATCTCCAAGACCCAGGTCGCCAAGGATGGCAGCGGTGCGGCGTCTGCCGGTCGTGTGCAGGCGCTGGAAGAGGATCTGGCTACGCGCGAAAAAGCGCTGCAGGAAGCCAATTCGCGCGTCGCCGAGCTCGAGAAGAACGTCAAGGATCTGCAGAAGCTGCTGGAGCTGAAGAGTCAGAATCTCGCCAAGCTCCAGAGCGAAAAGACTGCAGCGCCTGCGGCAGCCGCCAGCCCCGCCGCCGAAACCAAGCCGGTAGAGAAGGCGCCTGAACCCGCCCCGGCCGCCGTCGTGGTCGAGCAATCCGCTCCGGTCGCTCCGACAGCGCAACAGTCGGCCGCAAGTGTGACGGAACCTGTAGCCGAGGCCTCTGCGCCGACTCCCGTCGCCGCGGCGGAACAGTCCAAGCCTGTCGCAAAACCCGCACCTGCTCCCGAACCTGCGCCGCAAGAGGAGAGCTTCCTCAGTGGTCTGTTCGGCAACTCGGCCGTCCTCGCAGGCTTGGGGGGCGTGGCCGTGCTGCTGCTTGGGCTCGTCGCCTACCGTCGTCGTCAGGGCAAGGGCCCCGGGCCTGATACGACGGCACTGTCGGCGACCCAGACCGGTGGCGAATCGGTCATCGGGCCTGCTGGCGGGCAGACGGTCGACACGGGCAGCAGCGTGTTGCCGACCGATTTCAGCCAGTCGGGTCTGACTTCCATCGACGCTGACGAAGGTGTCGATCCGGTCGCTGAGGCCGACGTGTACATGGCCTATGGCCGCGACGCGCAGGCCGAAGAAATCCTGCTGGATGCGCTCAAGAGCGACCCGAGCCGCACCGCGATCCACGTCAAGCTGCTGGAGATCTATTCCCAGCGCAAGAGCTTGAAGCAGTTCGAGAACATCGCCACGGACCTGTATACGCAGACCGGCGGCAGTGGCGCGGACTGGTTCAAGGCGGCCGATCTGGGCTCCAAGCTGGATCCGGACAATCCCCTTTATCGCACCGATAGCCAGCGCGCGACCGCGCCGCAGCCGGAGCCGGCGATGATCGACGAGCTTTCCTTCGTCGAGCCGGAGGTTGAAGAAGCACCCAGTTTCACCGCCAGTTCGCCGCTGGAGTTCCAGGTCGAGCCTGAACCGGAACCCGTTGCGCCTGTGAAGCCGGTGATGGCCGAGCCCGTAGCCTTTGGCGCAAACCCCGCGACGGCCATGCAGGCTACCTGGACCATGCCGGGTGAAATCGGCCAGGCGGCGCGCGCGGATATCGAACAGGCTATCGAGGAGCACGACGCCAAGCTCGACGACTCCGGTCTCGATTTCAATCTTGACCTGGACGTAACGCCGGCTCCGCTGGCACCGGCTGACGCCGAGGTGACGCGCGTCATTGCTCCGCCGGCCAAGCCCGCCGAGCTTGATCTTGATGAGCTCCCGCCGCTGGAACTCGAGGGACACGATCTGGCCATCGATGAGGCCAAGTTGAGCGCGACGAATCTCGGTGCTTCCTCGACCGAAGCGCCGCTCACCATGGATCTGGATATGGGCTCCCCGGCGCCTGCCTTGGCGCACGAGCCGGTCGTCGTGGACGACGAAGACCTCGGTGTCAGTTCGTCCCTCGGGACCAAATCCGAGTCCTTCGTCGATCTTGAGAAGACGAATTTCGAGAGCAGCCTGCTCGACTTCGACTTCAACGAAGAGCGCGCCCCGGCCGCGCCTGCAGCAGATCGCTCGATCGATCTTTCCGGTATTGATCTCGAACTGCCGCAGCACGCAGCGGCGCCGCAGTCCCAGGTGGATACTCATCCGGAGCCGCAATTGCTCGACGAAGAGGTCAACGTCAACGAAGAAGTCACCACCAAGCTGGAGTTGGCGCGCGTCTACGAAGAGATGCGCGACTTCGAGGGCGCCCGCGAGCTGCTTGAAGAAGTACTGGCCGATGGTTCTGCCGGTCAGAAGCGCGAAGCGGAAGCCATTCTGGCGCGCCTGGCTTGA
- the asd gene encoding aspartate-semialdehyde dehydrogenase, whose translation MRVGFVGWRGMVGSVLMQRMREEKDFELIESVFFTTSNVGGKGPDIGREVPPLKDASAIDELKTMDVVITCQGGDYTTEVYPKLRAAGWNGYWIDAASTMRMQEDAVIILDPVNRNVIDTALAKGVKNFIGGNCTNSILLMGVGGLFREGLVEWVSSMTYQAASGAGANNMRELLKGMGVIHAAVAEDLANPSSAILDIDRKVAKAIREDVPSEFFGAPLAGGLIPWIDKQLENGQSKEEWKGQAEVNKILDTDKTIPVDGLCVRIGAMRCHSLALTLKLKKDLPLADIESIIKSGNDWVKWVPNEREISARELTPAAVTGGLEIGVGRVRKLNMGPEYLSAFVIGDQLLWGAAEPLRRMLRILLAK comes from the coding sequence ATGCGTGTCGGTTTTGTCGGTTGGCGCGGCATGGTGGGCTCCGTGCTCATGCAGCGCATGCGCGAAGAAAAGGACTTCGAGCTGATCGAGTCGGTCTTCTTTACCACCTCCAATGTGGGTGGCAAGGGTCCGGACATCGGTCGCGAAGTGCCGCCCCTGAAGGACGCCAGCGCGATCGACGAGCTCAAGACCATGGACGTGGTCATCACCTGCCAGGGCGGTGACTACACGACCGAGGTCTATCCGAAGCTGCGCGCGGCCGGCTGGAACGGCTACTGGATCGACGCGGCGTCGACCATGCGCATGCAGGAAGACGCGGTCATCATCCTCGACCCGGTCAATCGCAATGTGATCGATACGGCGCTGGCCAAGGGCGTCAAGAACTTCATCGGCGGCAACTGCACCAACTCCATCCTGTTGATGGGCGTGGGTGGCCTGTTCCGCGAGGGCCTGGTGGAATGGGTCTCTTCGATGACCTATCAAGCCGCCAGCGGCGCCGGCGCCAACAACATGCGCGAGCTGCTCAAGGGCATGGGCGTGATCCACGCCGCCGTGGCGGAAGATCTCGCCAATCCGTCCTCGGCGATCCTCGACATCGATCGCAAGGTGGCCAAGGCTATCCGCGAAGACGTGCCGAGCGAATTCTTCGGCGCCCCGCTGGCTGGCGGCCTGATCCCCTGGATCGACAAGCAACTCGAGAACGGCCAGTCCAAGGAAGAGTGGAAGGGTCAGGCTGAAGTCAACAAGATCCTCGATACTGACAAAACCATTCCGGTCGATGGTCTCTGTGTGCGTATCGGCGCGATGCGCTGCCATAGTCTTGCGCTGACGCTCAAGCTCAAGAAAGACCTGCCGCTTGCCGATATTGAAAGCATCATCAAGTCGGGCAACGACTGGGTGAAGTGGGTGCCCAACGAGCGCGAGATCTCCGCCCGCGAACTGACGCCTGCCGCCGTGACTGGCGGCCTGGAAATCGGCGTGGGCCGCGTGCGCAAGCTCAACATGGGGCCCGAATACCTTTCCGCGTTTGTGATCGGCGACCAACTCCTCTGGGGCGCCGCCGAACCACTGCGCCGCATGCTGCGCATCCTGCTCGCCAAGTGA
- the leuB gene encoding 3-isopropylmalate dehydrogenase: protein MKVCVLAGDGIGPEIVAEAVRVLEALRTDGLKIELEPALLGGCAVDAAGSAYPEATQKLAREADAVLLGAVGGPQWDNNPRPLRPERGLLAIRKDLNLFANLRPAILYPELANASTLKPEVVSGLDILIVRELTGDIYFGEPRGVENREVDGRSQRVGWNTMIYSESEIRRIGKVAFEAARKRNRRVCSVDKMNVLETTQLWRDVMIELSKDYPDVELSHMLVDNAAMQLVKAPKQFDVMVTGNMFGDILSDEASMLTGSIGMLPSASLDASNKGLYEPSHGSAPDIAGKGVANPLATILSAAMMLRYSFGNEAAAQRVESAVKKVLALGLRTGDIWEEGCKRVGTREMGDAVLAAL from the coding sequence GTGAAAGTCTGTGTTCTGGCCGGTGACGGCATCGGCCCGGAAATCGTTGCAGAAGCCGTGCGCGTGCTCGAAGCGCTGCGCACCGATGGTCTGAAGATCGAGCTCGAACCCGCGCTGCTGGGCGGCTGTGCCGTGGATGCTGCCGGCAGTGCCTATCCGGAAGCGACGCAGAAGCTGGCGCGCGAAGCCGACGCCGTGCTGCTCGGCGCGGTCGGCGGCCCGCAGTGGGACAACAATCCCCGTCCGCTGCGCCCCGAGCGCGGCCTGCTGGCGATCCGCAAGGACCTGAACCTCTTTGCGAACCTGCGCCCGGCGATCCTGTATCCGGAGCTCGCGAACGCGTCCACGCTCAAGCCCGAGGTCGTGTCCGGCCTGGACATCCTGATCGTGCGCGAGCTGACCGGCGACATCTACTTCGGCGAACCGCGTGGCGTGGAAAACCGCGAAGTCGATGGCCGCAGCCAGCGCGTGGGCTGGAACACGATGATCTACTCGGAAAGCGAAATCCGTCGCATCGGCAAGGTCGCTTTCGAGGCCGCGCGCAAGCGCAATCGCCGCGTTTGCTCGGTCGACAAGATGAACGTGCTGGAAACCACCCAGCTCTGGCGCGATGTGATGATCGAGCTGTCCAAGGATTACCCGGACGTCGAGCTCTCACACATGCTGGTAGACAACGCTGCGATGCAGTTGGTGAAGGCGCCCAAGCAGTTCGACGTGATGGTCACCGGCAACATGTTCGGCGACATCCTGTCCGACGAGGCCTCGATGCTCACCGGATCGATCGGCATGCTGCCCTCGGCATCGCTCGACGCCAGCAACAAGGGTCTGTACGAGCCCAGCCACGGTTCGGCTCCGGACATCGCCGGCAAGGGCGTGGCGAACCCACTCGCGACGATCCTTTCGGCTGCGATGATGCTGCGCTACAGTTTCGGCAACGAGGCCGCCGCGCAGCGCGTGGAGTCGGCCGTCAAGAAGGTGCTCGCCCTGGGTTTGCGTACGGGCGACATCTGGGAAGAAGGCTGCAAGCGCGTGGGCACCCGCGAAATGGGCGACGCCGTGCTGGCGGCGCTGTAA
- the leuD gene encoding 3-isopropylmalate dehydratase small subunit, protein MQKFTQLDGLVAPLDRANVDTDAIIPKQFLKSIKRSGFGPNLFDEWRYMDHGEPGMDNSGRPLNPNFVLNQERFKGASVLLARENFGCGSSREHAPWAIEDYGFRALIAPSYADIFFNNCFKNGLLPIVLPASEVSALFDQVAVFPAYRLRIDLDAQTVTRPDGKVIPFDVDAFRKYCLLNGLDDIGLTLRHADVIREFESRRRAEQPWLFS, encoded by the coding sequence ATGCAGAAGTTCACCCAACTCGATGGCTTGGTGGCGCCGCTTGACCGCGCCAACGTCGATACCGACGCGATCATCCCCAAGCAGTTTCTCAAGTCGATCAAGCGCTCGGGCTTCGGGCCGAACCTGTTCGACGAATGGCGCTATATGGACCATGGCGAACCGGGCATGGACAACTCCGGTCGTCCGCTCAACCCGAACTTCGTTCTCAACCAGGAGCGCTTCAAGGGTGCGAGCGTGCTGCTGGCGCGCGAGAACTTCGGTTGTGGCTCCTCGCGTGAGCACGCGCCCTGGGCGATCGAAGACTACGGCTTTCGCGCGTTGATCGCGCCAAGCTACGCCGACATCTTCTTCAACAACTGCTTCAAGAACGGCCTGCTGCCGATCGTCCTGCCGGCGAGTGAAGTTTCCGCGTTGTTCGACCAGGTGGCCGTCTTCCCGGCGTATCGCCTGCGTATCGATCTGGACGCTCAGACCGTGACGCGCCCCGACGGCAAGGTCATTCCCTTCGACGTGGATGCCTTCCGCAAGTACTGCCTGCTCAACGGGCTGGACGATATCGGCCTGACCTTGCGTCACGCGGACGTGATCCGCGAATTCGAATCCCGCCGCCGCGCGGAACAACCCTGGCTGTTCTCCTGA
- a CDS encoding entericidin A/B family lipoprotein, which yields MMKIVRIVLVALAALSLTACNTVHGFGKDVEKVGDKIQGKK from the coding sequence TTGATGAAGATTGTCCGCATTGTTCTCGTCGCCCTCGCAGCCCTGTCGCTGACGGCCTGCAACACGGTGCATGGCTTTGGCAAGGACGTTGAAAAGGTCGGCGACAAGATTCAGGGAAAGAAGTAA
- the leuC gene encoding 3-isopropylmalate dehydratase large subunit, protein MSAQTLYEKLWNSHVVRQEEDGTTLLYIDRHLVHEVTSPQAFEGLRLAGRKPWRADSIVATADHNTPTDHWEEGIKDPISRQQVETLDANIHAMGAKAYFPFRDQRQGIVHVIGPENGATLPGMTVVCGDSHTSTHGAFGCLAHGIGTSEVEHVMATQCLLQKKSRTMLVRVEGRLGKGVSAKDIALAIIGKIGTAGGTGYAMEFGGSAIRGLSMEGRMTLCNMAIEAGARAGMVGVDQITVDYLRGRPFVPTGELWERAVAHWRTFVSDANAQFDRVVELDATTIQPQVTWGTSPEMVTTIDGFVPDPDKEADPVRREGYARALQYMGLTPRTPISDIRIDKVFIGSCTNSRIEDLRIAAAVAKGRHVADNVKLALVVPGSGLVKRQAEQEGLDRIFKAAGFEWREPGCSMCLAMNADRLEPGERCASTSNRNFEGRQGPGGRTHLVSPAMAAAAAIAGRFVDVREIL, encoded by the coding sequence ATGTCTGCACAAACGCTCTACGAAAAGCTCTGGAATAGCCACGTCGTCCGCCAGGAAGAGGACGGCACGACGCTGCTCTACATTGACCGGCACCTGGTCCACGAAGTGACCAGCCCGCAGGCTTTCGAAGGCCTGCGCCTGGCCGGTCGCAAGCCCTGGCGCGCCGACTCGATCGTCGCCACGGCCGACCACAACACGCCGACCGACCACTGGGAAGAAGGCATCAAGGATCCGATCTCGCGCCAGCAGGTCGAAACCCTGGACGCCAACATCCACGCGATGGGCGCCAAGGCCTATTTCCCGTTCCGCGACCAGCGCCAAGGCATCGTGCACGTCATCGGGCCTGAAAACGGCGCGACCCTGCCGGGCATGACCGTGGTCTGCGGTGACTCGCACACTTCCACGCATGGCGCCTTCGGCTGCCTCGCGCATGGCATCGGCACTTCCGAGGTCGAGCATGTGATGGCCACGCAGTGCCTGCTGCAGAAGAAGTCCAGGACCATGCTGGTCCGTGTCGAAGGCCGGCTGGGCAAGGGCGTTTCGGCCAAGGACATCGCGCTTGCGATCATCGGCAAGATCGGAACCGCGGGCGGTACCGGCTACGCCATGGAGTTCGGTGGTTCGGCGATCCGTGGCCTGTCCATGGAAGGCCGCATGACCCTGTGCAACATGGCGATCGAGGCCGGTGCACGGGCCGGCATGGTGGGCGTTGACCAGATCACTGTCGACTATCTGCGTGGCCGTCCCTTCGTGCCGACGGGCGAGCTGTGGGAGCGAGCAGTCGCGCACTGGCGCACCTTCGTGTCGGATGCGAACGCGCAATTCGACCGCGTGGTGGAGCTCGATGCCACGACGATCCAGCCGCAGGTCACCTGGGGTACCTCGCCGGAAATGGTGACGACCATCGATGGTTTCGTACCGGACCCGGACAAGGAAGCCGATCCGGTGCGTCGTGAAGGCTATGCCCGCGCACTCCAGTACATGGGTCTCACGCCGCGCACGCCGATCTCCGACATCCGCATCGACAAGGTCTTCATCGGCTCCTGCACGAATTCGCGGATCGAGGATCTGCGGATCGCGGCCGCGGTTGCCAAGGGCCGCCATGTTGCGGACAACGTCAAACTGGCGCTGGTTGTGCCGGGCTCGGGTCTGGTGAAGCGTCAGGCCGAGCAAGAGGGCCTGGACCGCATCTTCAAGGCGGCGGGTTTCGAATGGCGTGAGCCGGGTTGCTCGATGTGTCTGGCGATGAACGCTGATCGTCTGGAGCCGGGCGAGCGCTGTGCCTCCACGTCCAACCGCAATTTCGAAGGCCGCCAGGGCCCGGGCGGACGCACCCATCTGGTGAGCCCCGCCATGGCCGCCGCGGCCGCGATCGCAGGTCGCTTTGTCGACGTGCGCGAAATTCTCTGA
- a CDS encoding M48 family metallopeptidase, whose amino-acid sequence MNGWRCLAWGAALTVAACTTVQTTQPGVVGVDRKQTVSPLVDPKALSNQASQQYRGVLAGAQKKQALNVDKVQTERVRRIADRLIPTVASFRPDAVKWNWEVNVLSSNEVNAWCMPGGKIAVYSGLIQQLKITDDELAAVMGHEIAHALREHAWERASEVTNAQLGISVLGAALGLGGGAMDMAGLAYNAMFALPNSREQETEADRIGVELAARAGFDPRAAISLWDKMGRLAGGSSQPAWLSTHPSQAQRQADLRVYAGKVMPLYEAARQRE is encoded by the coding sequence ATGAACGGATGGCGTTGCCTTGCCTGGGGCGCGGCGCTCACGGTCGCTGCCTGTACGACGGTCCAGACCACCCAGCCCGGCGTCGTGGGTGTGGATCGGAAGCAGACGGTGTCGCCTCTGGTCGATCCGAAGGCGCTCAGCAATCAGGCCTCACAACAGTACCGTGGGGTGCTCGCCGGCGCGCAGAAGAAGCAGGCGCTCAACGTGGACAAGGTTCAGACCGAACGCGTCCGGCGCATCGCCGACCGGCTGATCCCGACCGTAGCCTCCTTTCGCCCGGACGCTGTCAAGTGGAACTGGGAGGTCAACGTCCTGAGCTCCAACGAGGTCAATGCGTGGTGCATGCCTGGCGGCAAGATCGCGGTCTACTCAGGACTCATCCAGCAACTGAAGATCACCGACGATGAGCTCGCCGCAGTGATGGGCCACGAGATCGCCCATGCATTGCGCGAACATGCCTGGGAGCGCGCCTCCGAGGTGACCAATGCGCAACTGGGGATCTCAGTCCTGGGGGCGGCTCTGGGGCTTGGCGGCGGCGCCATGGATATGGCGGGGCTCGCCTACAACGCCATGTTCGCGCTGCCCAACTCGCGCGAGCAGGAGACCGAAGCCGACCGCATCGGTGTCGAGCTGGCGGCTCGTGCCGGCTTCGATCCGCGTGCCGCGATCTCGCTGTGGGACAAGATGGGCCGTCTGGCCGGCGGTTCCTCGCAGCCGGCCTGGCTCTCCACGCACCCGTCCCAGGCGCAACGTCAGGCTGACTTGCGCGTTTACGCGGGAAAGGTCATGCCGCTCTATGAGGCGGCCCGCCAGCGGGAGTGA
- a CDS encoding MFS transporter, with protein sequence MSALKRLSTWYFVSFIYGGLFVPYFGLYLAKRGYPAAQIGVLMSLSQGMRVVAPNAWALLAERWGKSSRVVQLTALGAVLSFGLVFLDGGFWLAFIALALVGMFNTAGLPLVETLTLLHLGSRSASYGRIRLWGSLGFVLTVLAGGHLLERLGTEGLPWMAWAALLAGLAAAGLLVEPPVSPVPHAKQRAPFGEVLREPHIARFFLACLCVLVAHGVLNTFYSLRLVQAGYSKGWVGALWTVGVSAEIAAFLLVPRLLYRVSLDRVLKLAAGAAVLRFLAIAWLPQWPIVIVVAQLMHGLSFAAFHAAAMARLSQWFSTLQLARAQGIYGSVCFGGGGLLGGILGGLIWDAAGPAWAFTLSAAFAAAALALFASSAAIVSARGRSPAGENT encoded by the coding sequence ATGTCCGCTCTGAAGCGCCTTTCGACCTGGTACTTCGTCTCGTTCATCTACGGCGGACTGTTCGTTCCCTACTTTGGGCTCTACCTCGCAAAGCGTGGGTATCCGGCCGCGCAGATCGGCGTGCTGATGTCGCTCTCGCAGGGCATGCGGGTGGTGGCGCCCAATGCCTGGGCGTTGCTGGCCGAGCGCTGGGGGAAATCGAGTCGCGTGGTGCAGCTCACTGCGCTGGGCGCGGTGCTTTCCTTTGGTCTCGTGTTCCTCGACGGCGGCTTCTGGCTCGCCTTTATCGCCCTGGCGCTGGTGGGGATGTTCAATACTGCAGGGCTTCCCCTGGTTGAAACGCTGACGCTCTTGCATCTGGGCTCACGCTCCGCGAGCTACGGGCGTATCCGTCTCTGGGGTTCGCTCGGCTTTGTGCTCACCGTGCTGGCCGGTGGGCACCTTCTCGAGCGTCTGGGCACAGAAGGCCTCCCGTGGATGGCCTGGGCGGCGTTGCTCGCCGGGCTTGCGGCGGCGGGCCTGCTGGTGGAGCCCCCTGTCTCCCCAGTGCCTCACGCGAAGCAGAGGGCGCCGTTCGGCGAGGTACTGCGCGAGCCGCACATCGCGCGTTTCTTTCTCGCATGTCTGTGCGTGCTGGTGGCGCACGGCGTCCTCAATACCTTCTATTCGCTGAGATTGGTCCAGGCGGGCTATTCCAAAGGCTGGGTGGGCGCCTTGTGGACCGTCGGCGTGAGCGCGGAAATCGCCGCCTTCCTGCTTGTCCCGAGGCTCCTGTACCGGGTGTCGCTCGACCGTGTGTTGAAGCTCGCGGCCGGCGCCGCGGTGCTGCGCTTTCTGGCGATTGCCTGGTTGCCGCAGTGGCCTATCGTGATCGTGGTTGCGCAGCTGATGCACGGCCTGAGCTTCGCGGCCTTCCATGCGGCAGCCATGGCGCGTCTGAGCCAGTGGTTTTCGACGCTCCAGCTTGCGCGTGCCCAAGGCATCTACGGCAGTGTCTGTTTCGGCGGTGGTGGCCTCTTGGGCGGGATTCTGGGCGGTCTGATCTGGGATGCGGCCGGGCCAGCTTGGGCCTTTACTTTGAGTGCGGCGTTCGCGGCAGCAGCCCTCGCGCTGTTTGCCTCTTCGGCCGCAATCGTTTCGGCGCGCGGGCGATCGCCCGCAGGAGAAAATACATGA